The Buchnera aphidicola str. APS (Acyrthosiphon pisum) genome has a segment encoding these proteins:
- the fliQ gene encoding flagellar biosynthesis protein FliQ — translation MTSEYVMELFYNAMKVALIIASPLLLAALISGLIISILQAATQVNEQTLSFIPKIISVLGVISILGPWMLGVMLDYMHNLFNNIILIIK, via the coding sequence ATGACATCCGAATATGTAATGGAATTATTTTATAATGCTATGAAAGTTGCCTTGATTATTGCATCACCATTATTATTGGCAGCTTTAATTAGTGGTTTAATTATCAGTATATTACAAGCAGCTACACAAGTGAATGAACAAACTTTATCTTTTATACCTAAAATTATTTCTGTTTTAGGCGTAATATCAATACTTGGACCTTGGATGTTAGGTGTTATGCTGGATTATATGCATAATTTATTTAATAACATAATATTGATTATCAAATAA
- a CDS encoding FliM/FliN family flagellar motor switch protein: protein MGESKNLHDEIKILEKINRHFSDEFTKFFSNFLKNSVELVSCSIKIGSCTSNKEIITNLRCLNLIEILPYKKKSFIIFPYNFLSNIIDILFGGQGDFKDHTKKIRDITSTESLVNKKIMKFITNAFSEIYKKYFVKEINFFNTKTFFDFKKYNFDLNKLFLINCFNFKINNTEIFFNFLIPKSILKYQNEKKFFSTYDSHKNTCIEKNIENKVSLNDIYNVEVNIISKIIGISVSYDKIYNLSIGDVLSIKKPNKITGFIQDQAIFLGNYKRFNEQSIIFIEEFIDSSSESNQDKEYSNE, encoded by the coding sequence ATGGGGGAAAGTAAGAATCTACATGATGAAATTAAAATATTAGAAAAGATTAATCGTCATTTTTCAGATGAATTTACAAAATTTTTTTCTAATTTCCTTAAAAATAGCGTGGAATTAGTTTCCTGTAGTATAAAAATAGGATCTTGCACTTCTAATAAAGAAATTATAACCAACCTAAGATGTCTTAATTTAATAGAAATATTACCTTATAAAAAAAAATCTTTTATAATTTTTCCCTATAATTTTTTGTCTAATATTATAGATATTTTATTTGGAGGCCAGGGTGATTTTAAAGATCATACTAAAAAAATAAGAGATATTACTTCTACTGAGTCTTTAGTTAATAAAAAAATAATGAAATTTATAACAAATGCTTTTTCTGAAATTTACAAGAAGTATTTTGTAAAAGAAATAAATTTTTTCAATACAAAAACATTTTTTGATTTTAAAAAATATAACTTTGATCTTAACAAATTATTTTTAATTAATTGTTTTAATTTTAAAATTAATAATACAGAAATTTTTTTTAATTTTTTAATTCCCAAATCAATACTAAAATATCAAAATGAGAAAAAATTTTTTTCTACATATGATAGTCATAAAAATACATGTATAGAAAAAAATATTGAGAATAAAGTATCTTTAAATGATATATACAATGTTGAAGTAAATATTATATCTAAAATAATTGGTATTTCTGTTTCGTATGATAAGATTTATAATTTATCAATAGGAGATGTTTTATCAATTAAAAAACCTAATAAAATTACAGGATTTATCCAAGATCAAGCTATATTTCTTGGTAATTATAAGAGGTTTAATGAACAGTCTATTATTTTTATAGAAGAGTTTATTGACTCTAGTTCAGAGTCTAATCAAGATAAGGAATACTCTAATGAGTAA
- the rpmG gene encoding 50S ribosomal protein L33 gives MAKKSREKIKMISSAGTGHYYTTTKNKRNTPDKLKLKKYDPVIRKHILYNEGKIK, from the coding sequence ATGGCTAAAAAATCTCGTGAAAAAATAAAAATGATATCTTCTGCAGGAACTGGACACTATTACACCACGACTAAAAATAAAAGAAACACACCAGATAAATTAAAATTAAAAAAATATGATCCTGTAATTCGTAAACACATCTTATATAATGAAGGAAAAATTAAATAA
- the fliN gene encoding flagellar motor switch protein FliN: MSKIQKNSDNDKLIDSEKKIPTDQDVDKNLLPQENSKNSTLDNTIDIVDSKKTILNVPVNITVELGTSRIKIKDFLKFSKGSMLILNESIKEPLNIFMNGHLIASGEIVVLEEKYGIRITNIKNSLKTINISS, translated from the coding sequence ATGAGTAAGATACAGAAAAACTCTGATAATGACAAATTAATTGATTCTGAAAAAAAAATACCTACAGATCAAGATGTTGACAAAAATTTATTACCCCAAGAAAATTCAAAAAATAGTACATTAGATAATACTATTGATATAGTAGACAGCAAAAAAACAATACTTAATGTACCTGTTAATATTACTGTAGAATTAGGAACATCAAGAATAAAAATAAAAGATTTTCTTAAATTTTCAAAAGGAAGCATGTTAATTTTAAATGAATCAATTAAAGAACCATTAAATATTTTTATGAATGGTCATTTAATTGCATCTGGAGAAATTGTAGTTTTAGAAGAAAAATACGGAATACGTATTACTAATATAAAAAATTCCTTAAAAACTATAAATATTTCATCTTAA
- a CDS encoding flagellar hook-length control protein FliK, with protein MPLNIKKNKKIVFDSKNINKINPMISKRHSCKILSNKKEFIKSYIEPFMSSDTKNSIEWKKLISHKILLSISNKYNQAKIHLKPESLGSIYVSISMKNNIATLKFISEHNEVKTFLDSYMPFLYNSLKKNGIKLKEFKISISSKKNQLKNYKNLFYKNIYYTDHIKKTLNWNEKKIDYIKDKTIDVYV; from the coding sequence TTGCCATTAAATATTAAAAAAAATAAAAAGATTGTATTTGATTCTAAAAATATCAATAAAATCAATCCCATGATCAGTAAAAGACATTCATGTAAAATTCTTTCTAATAAAAAGGAATTTATAAAATCATATATAGAACCATTTATGTCGAGCGACACAAAAAATTCTATTGAATGGAAAAAATTAATTAGTCATAAAATACTTTTATCAATTTCTAATAAGTACAATCAAGCTAAGATACATTTGAAACCGGAATCGCTAGGGTCTATATATGTATCAATTAGCATGAAAAATAATATTGCCACATTAAAATTTATTTCTGAACATAATGAAGTCAAAACATTTTTAGACAGTTATATGCCTTTTTTGTATAATTCATTAAAGAAAAATGGAATTAAATTAAAAGAATTTAAGATTTCTATTTCTTCAAAAAAAAACCAGTTAAAAAATTATAAAAACTTATTTTATAAAAATATTTATTACACAGATCATATCAAGAAAACATTAAATTGGAATGAAAAAAAAATAGACTATATAAAAGATAAAACAATTGATGTATATGTTTAA
- the fliP gene encoding flagellar type III secretion system pore protein FliP (The bacterial flagellar biogenesis protein FliP forms a type III secretion system (T3SS)-type pore required for flagellar assembly.) — MSSLSEIILLILIFSWILKKISSFKINKIISRMKIIERLSVGSQESIILVEVKQLRLLLGVTKKNISHLHTFPSNSKDELIKETNDTLLQKNLFDRSLKNFSKTSWKKTMFYRIIPFVFLLSLCPSAHADMPGLTSHILDDGSQTWSVPVQTLVFLTSLTFLPAFLLMMTSFTRIVIVFGLLRNALGTPYAPPNQILLGLALFLTFFIMSPTFEKIYKDAYVPFSQEKMNMEDAILKGSMPLKKFMLNQIRTPDLELFSKLAHISSYKNKNDIPMRILLPSFITSELKTAFQIGFTIFIPFLIIDLVVASVLMALGMMMVPPSTISLPFKLMLFVLVDGWQLLITSLAHSFNT, encoded by the coding sequence ATGAGTTCATTGTCTGAAATAATATTGCTAATATTAATTTTTAGTTGGATCTTAAAAAAGATTTCTTCTTTTAAAATTAACAAGATAATATCTCGTATGAAAATTATAGAAAGATTGTCTGTTGGATCTCAAGAATCTATTATTCTTGTAGAAGTTAAACAATTAAGATTATTATTAGGTGTGACAAAAAAAAATATTAGTCATTTGCATACGTTTCCGTCTAATTCAAAAGATGAACTAATTAAAGAAACAAATGATACTTTGTTGCAAAAAAATCTTTTTGATCGTTCTTTGAAAAATTTTTCTAAAACATCCTGGAAAAAAACAATGTTTTATAGAATTATTCCATTTGTATTTTTATTGTCACTTTGCCCTTCCGCGCATGCAGATATGCCTGGTTTAACAAGTCATATTTTAGATGATGGCAGTCAAACTTGGTCTGTACCAGTGCAAACATTAGTTTTTTTGACATCTCTGACTTTTCTTCCAGCATTTCTTTTGATGATGACCAGCTTTACAAGGATCGTGATTGTTTTTGGTCTATTACGAAATGCATTGGGAACTCCATATGCACCACCAAATCAAATATTACTTGGTTTAGCTCTTTTTTTAACTTTTTTCATAATGTCTCCTACATTTGAAAAAATCTATAAAGATGCTTATGTACCATTTAGTCAAGAAAAAATGAATATGGAAGACGCTATTTTAAAAGGTTCAATGCCATTAAAGAAATTCATGTTAAATCAAATACGTACACCTGATTTAGAATTGTTTTCAAAATTAGCCCATATTTCTTCTTATAAAAATAAAAATGATATACCAATGCGAATTTTATTGCCTTCATTTATTACAAGTGAATTAAAAACAGCTTTTCAAATTGGATTTACTATTTTTATACCTTTTTTAATTATTGATTTGGTTGTAGCTAGTGTATTAATGGCTCTTGGTATGATGATGGTACCACCTTCAACAATTTCCTTGCCTTTTAAATTAATGTTGTTTGTTCTAGTAGACGGATGGCAACTATTAATTACTTCATTAGCACATAGTTTTAATACATAA
- the rpmB gene encoding 50S ribosomal protein L28: MSRICQITGKKRMIGNNRSHALNATKRKFLINIQYHRFWIADEKRFIKLHVSTNGMRYIDKKGIETVIRKINMKK; the protein is encoded by the coding sequence ATGTCACGTATATGTCAGATCACAGGTAAAAAAAGAATGATTGGCAATAATCGTTCTCACGCTTTAAATGCCACCAAAAGAAAATTTTTAATAAACATTCAATACCATCGATTTTGGATTGCTGATGAAAAAAGATTTATTAAGTTACATGTTTCGACCAATGGTATGCGTTATATTGATAAAAAAGGAATTGAAACAGTAATAAGAAAAATAAATATGAAAAAATAA
- the fliR gene encoding flagellar biosynthetic protein FliR yields the protein MLTFNSLQLITLISNFFWPMIRVLSFFSVAPIFKEKLINRKSKILLSGMISWLVWPFLPEVHTVLFSYFGFLLILQQILIGIVLGFTAQLLFATINLSGEIIGLQMGLSFATFFNNNSQIGTSIISRFLNILALFVFITLNMHLYLISIVIDSFYSMPIDGYFLNVNIFFILLKFSSSIFLNGLLLVLPIMIILLSISFVMSLLNRLSPQISIFSIGFPLNLILGMLMLYFLIPVMLPFLKKILDDLIFFMNNNLLHI from the coding sequence ATGTTAACATTTAACAGTTTACAATTGATAACTTTAATTAGTAATTTTTTTTGGCCTATGATAAGAGTTTTATCTTTTTTTTCTGTTGCACCTATTTTTAAGGAAAAACTGATAAATAGGAAGAGCAAAATTCTTTTGTCTGGTATGATTAGTTGGTTAGTATGGCCCTTTTTGCCTGAAGTTCATACAGTATTATTTTCATACTTTGGATTTTTATTGATTTTACAACAAATATTAATTGGTATTGTTTTGGGTTTTACTGCACAATTATTGTTTGCTACAATAAATTTATCCGGTGAAATAATAGGCTTACAAATGGGTCTATCATTTGCAACCTTTTTTAATAATAATAGTCAAATTGGCACCTCTATAATATCTCGTTTTTTGAATATTTTAGCTTTGTTTGTATTTATAACTCTTAATATGCATCTTTATTTAATTTCGATAGTAATTGATAGTTTTTATAGTATGCCTATTGATGGTTATTTTTTAAATGTAAATATTTTTTTTATTTTATTAAAATTTTCTAGTTCTATTTTTTTAAACGGTCTTTTATTAGTTTTACCAATTATGATTATTTTATTATCTATTAGTTTTGTAATGAGCTTATTAAATCGTTTATCTCCTCAGATATCTATTTTTTCCATTGGTTTTCCTTTAAATTTAATATTAGGGATGTTAATGTTATATTTTTTAATACCTGTTATGCTGCCTTTTTTAAAAAAAATTTTAGATGATTTGATATTTTTTATGAATAATAATCTTTTACATATATAG